Part of the Cottoperca gobio chromosome 1, fCotGob3.1, whole genome shotgun sequence genome, TGCCACCACAGCAGCCTGGCATGAGGCATCCCATGCACGGTAAGACGATGCTTGTTAGTGAACCAGTCCtatgtcacatgtcacatgtcatttTAGTTTAACAATCCACACTTGACTCAATTGTGTAGAGTTTGTGAATTAatttatctttattatattatcaatTAATTGTGGCACAAGTCTAAACTTTTCATTGCACTGAAGCATTTTTTTCagatattattttctttaaattagtggttcccaaaaagtttattttgtggTCGccccccaattttcttttttttgaaagCATGGCACTccttagatttatttatttagttattttttatttttattgaagaaGCTTTTAGTTGACATTtataatgcatttctttttatatgttCAAGGTAAATGTGTTAGTTTGCTTTTCAATTacttgattttatatttatttaacctcaAACGACCTTGGAGGaggtttcttcttttaaaatgttgccgACATGCTTGCAAACACTAAAATAGCAAAATACGCATCGGAATTAATTTGATATAAGCTGCAGTTTTATTGACATTGATTGTCAAATTTGTTAGAATGAATACATTCTGCTTTCCTCTTGTTCTCCCTGCAGGTCAGTATGGTGCTCCTCCTCAGGGCATGCCCAGCTACATGCCTGGAGGGATGCCTCCTTATGGGCAGGGTCCTCCTATGGGGCCCCCTTACCAGGGAGGCCCTCCCATGGGCATGAGGCCGCCCGTCATGTCTCCGGCTGGACGCTACTGAAGCAGCAAAGCAGCCGCCACATTAGGTTTGAGGTTAACACCTTTCTCTCATCCTTGTGCTTTTTCAAACCTAGCTGCAAGCAAAGAGCAGTAAGACCAGTGGTGGTGAAGAGAAACATTATTTGTTAGAACTAATGGACATTTAATGTAACATCTTTATTGGAAAAACAGCCAAACACCACTCACGTTGCTGAAAGCTATTTTGTTGTCATTTGATTACATGTGAGGATATATTTTTCCCCCCCCCATAGGTTTCACTCAGGTTTATTGAAGTGAAGTGTGTTAAAATGATTCATATTTCTTTTGAAGCTGCTGGAGTTACATGAACGTACCAACCCCTTACAAAGGCAAGTTTCTCTTGTAAACATTTgataatttttattttgtttttttatttttggtatatTGATTGAGGCCCTCACAGCACGCTTAGGTGCTGTTGGACTTGCGTCCCCAACCTTGGTTGGTGAGGGTCTCAGTGATGAAGATGATTCCAACTAAGTAGTGTTACAAATTCACGTCTCATCAGTCTCTAGCTTTATCCTTATTtcaggtttgtttttaatatttcctgGTCAAAAGGGTACCTGTATGCATcctttgtaatgttttatgaATCTGTTGTAATAAAATTCATCTTGAAATCCAATGCTGGTTTGTCCTGACGTGCGTGGAGGTGAGTGATGAAGGTTTGTACTGGTGTTCTTACCTTTATGGCTCTGTTTTTAACTACAGGATTTCATCAGGTATTTAAAAACCAAGTTTGCCatcatctatttttttttttttttttttgaggagTCCACTTTGCCTTGTCTTAATAAAAGACGTGACATTTaagtacaaaagaaaaagcatttccATGAGTTCAGAAACAGAATAAAGACTTATTGTGCTCAAATCTCGTGATGTTGGCCAACTTCTGGTTCCAAATACTGCATGTTACctcatgatgatgatggaaaTAACTGCAGATTAAATAACGACACGTGTAGATATGGTACACTTACACaaaagtgaaagagaaactACATTTTCATTCCTGATTCATTAACTTGTCTGTACATATCTGTACTCAAACATGCATGAATGCTATAATGTTAGTATTTGTCATACCTCATAGTCATGTCTCCATAATGCACTACAGGGGgcaagcaaaacaacaaacccAACAATACAGTAGCTCTGTGTTAAAATCCAATTTTGTGAAGCTCAGTTCTCTTgaaaagttttatttgtatttttttttctcgaGGTTGGTGCTTTATTAACTTTTTAGACTTTATCACATGATGTTTGCAACTGTTCAGCAATGTAGTGGTGATCAGGTTTGTTGCTTTTATACCCGTTTTTAAATGACCGATGTTGGAAAATCACATTGTGGTTGTTGGATGGTGACGCACACGGCTAAATGGTAACTCATTTTGCGTCTGCAGTTATAATTTACAGCAGCAATTATCTAATTTGCTTGTGCATCCATTCCTCCAAAAGACTGTAGAGAGCAAAAGTTTCAAAATGCAATGACATAATCCAAACGGACTGCATTAGCAAGAAGGAACAATGGTCACAAGGAGACCCTCCCCAGCACTAATGGAAACCAAACAATTTATTTCTAACCGGTGCTTCCAATTAAGATTTAAGAATAAACCAACACTTGAGACGGTCTCATGAAAAACTGCTTTGCTAGATCGGTATTTAGTGCAGTGCTAGTTTGTATTGCCGggtggtttttgttttgtccatcCTTTCTATTCTTAATGTTTTTCATAATAATCATCCAGTGTCATCTGCAATGATTCCGTGATGAAGATTGCTGTACAGAGAGCAGTttctgagaaaaataaatgggaTTATTCATGCATAGATGTAGACGGCAGGCACATTTGAGTCTTTAGTGCACACATGGTTTAAAGACATGGTGTCAAGAAGTTCTTGGTATTTAGTGTGGCACAATCTTTTTCCTCTGCACATATCACTTActgctttgtatttgtttttgttgtctgtAGCCCATCCATATCAGCCTTAAAACCCACTCAGCTGGCATGAAAGGTCAGTTAAACCCAGTAAGTACCTGATGTTCATTATAGTGTGGGTCCGTCCTGTACAACTGGATGCTAGGCCTTGTAtcaaatacttttttgttttaaagtatgttgttaaaatgtaaaagatcaTTGAAGACTTAAGTATAGTTCTTCataggttgaaaaaaaaaaaaaatagaagtgCATGCCttaattaacatgttaattCTATTTCAGTTATTAAAAGGTACAAAGACTTGGGCATTgcaatgtaaatgttgattgttttcttttctcctgtcTAGTATGAAATTGAAACACATGGTCAGCAGTGTGTTTCTGTTAAAGGGTCAGCTCACCTTAATGAGAAAGTAAATGATCACTTCTCTGTAGTCGTATCTAAGgctggttcccaaccttttttgtTTGGGTGTCCTTTTAAAGGGGTATTCTTCTTCCAAACAGTTGGGGGGGTCTACAAACATTGGCACTacacttcccacaatgcaacttggaaacatttgtcatattttcaATGCCTGGTAAACACCcatgtctttcaaactccacacctCCAGTTTATAACAGGGTTTTTGTCATAAAGCCTAATTTCATTAAATTAGATGAAGGCTTCTAAAGGCCGAGTTTGTGGTGACATGTGAAATGTGTGACAGTGCCCCAATAAAATGAAGCAATGTCTACTTGTGACCGCATGACACAGGTTTTGGTCTCTGTGTCAATAGGATTGAACTTGTGGTGAtacagaattaaaaaatgttttactgtccCTGTTCAGTGTAAATGATACACACGGGTAACACTTTTTATAGCGACTTTTCCCCTCTAAGAAACATCCATTTACCTTAATTGTTTAACCGGGTATATCAAAACGTAGACAGATCAAACCAACACTATCAGCAGGGTGAGACGCCACAAGAGAAAAGTGAGGAaatagttgttttcttttatttgggtgaactgactcTTCGACTAAAAGCTCAGAAATGGTTGGCAACAACATCTACTTgcgtattaaaagtaaaagtagtaattatgcaaatgagcgctacctttttttcttttttttatgtaaagaaAGTTTCTTGTACAGTAATGAACAttgaaatgtattacattttagatAAATGTGGTTTTGACCAACTGTCATGACCAGTCAAAATCCTTCTATCGCTGATACTACTTTTTGAagtatttaaaggaatacaaaCGGTAACTTATAAAGAACAATTGTCCAGTAAGCAgcatttgaatgaaaatgttacATATCACAATGTCAGattcatgtctttttttcaaataaaattcTTGCATTATTGTGCTGTCCATTGTTTTCCTTTGATTCAAACTTGAGAAATAAACTATTCCCAACacctttaggtgtgtgtgtgtgtgtgtgtgtgtgtgtgtgtgtgtgtgtgtgtgtgtgtgtgtgtgtgtgtgtggaactaGTGCACCACCTAGTGGCATATGGAGATATTATTGACCACTCAAACATGCACACTAATACAATCTGTGGTATTAGACACGGTCTACAGTTATTGTttacaatatatactgtatgagaGGATTCTGATAATATGGAGTATAAAACCTGATTTATGCAGTGATGGTTCAGATAACTTGAAGAAAGGGGAAATAATACATGCATTCAATATTTGGTCTTTCTTTGTGGCATGATTACAGCCATTGGGATGAGAATATTAGATGTAACTCATTACACATTCACTCATAAGTGACCATGAAGTAAAAGTTgacttttgaaaatgaaattagGATTATAATGAAACAATGtactaaaaaaacatttgaaacaatgttttgttttgtatttctaaaTAACAAATACTCCCTAATGttaagttattgttttatttgggaTATAAGCCATAAGATGCATGTATTGGTGCACAAAGTCATTAAATGGAAACTTCCCCTTCAATATAGCATCTGCATGTTTTAAttgagtttctttcttttacatttccaGGAATTAGTTAGAAGCATCTTTGAGACCACACGCTCGACAGACATTAGTAGCTTGAgaccacaaaaacattttgcatcTATGCAAACCCACCGAGCAATGCTCACAAAGCTCTATGAGAGCATTCATAGACACTGGCAAACACAAGTTTAACTCGTCGTTAAAAGTGATTAAATGCACGCAAACACTGGAGCTACTACCTTCAAACTGCAGCTCCTTTATTAGCACTCAGTAAACAGTCACTAAAAACAACCTGCTGTGAAACTTCTGAATGTGGTTTCCTGCAGAATGACTACAAGATACATAGACCTCAGAGAAGTACTGCCCACCACGGGTTAGAATGTAACTTAAAGCAAGTGAAAAACTTTGCTTGGGTACATCCTAAATTGAAGCCATTTTTCCATTTATTACTCTGCATTCAAACCGTGTTACAGCCTTTTATGGTCAATAATTGCTGTATGTCCAATTATACATCAAACACGTTATTAGTTGCTTTAATCATTCCTCCcgtccatgttgtttctctTGCATAGCTGAGAccaggttttctttttaatgcttAATCCTAATAATCAAATATTGAAGCTGTGCTCGAGACTTGAATGTCAAGTCTTTCGGGCAGTCAAGCTTCAAGTTTACATTTTTGTCAATTAAGTCAGACTGCATAATCCCCGTCCGTCTGCAGGCTGTCTGACAGAGCTGACACATCCTGTTCAGAAACAGGCTTTCAGTATCTCTTCCTCTGGGATATGCAAAACCTGTCTATTTTTCTTTCAAGCATGTAAAGGACAATTAatgcaaattaaacaaaacaaaaaacccaTTGTGAATGTCGCTAATTGAACTTTAGAATTGGGTCAAACgaaagaaaaatgtttgaatCTTTAGGGAGCTCCGTGCACAGCGCGGCTCTTACTGTGCTCCTTGTTAGATACTTCTTAATCTCTTCCTTAACTTTCAGTCACTGCTGTAATGCATTGTTATTTTTTAGCATTCTGCCTAAGAAGGAACTTACATTGTGCTGGTTAGTCTGAGCTTCCTCTTGTGTTGTCTTGAGGTTTGAAGGTGGGGCTTCATGGAGTTCCTCTTGGTTTCATTTACTGTCTACCAAACCTTTTACACCCAGTTCTAAAGGGTTACACGAGTGCTGTCATGGTTTACATCACGGACTTCCCTCAGGATCTTAATTAGTGTCTTCTGACAATATTAAAGATGACGAGGATCCAGTGCCTGGCCTGTCTGTGGACTCTGTTCATCACACAGACTGGATTTGGTAAGTTGAATAGTGCATGGAGTGTTAGGAACAATTCATCATATAATGGACCACTATGAACAGAGACATTGGTATGTTTTATTATACTCTGAGGTATTGCTCTTATTTTGTCCATCTCATGCATATAGAAAGGATTGGTTGGAAGATTGACAAATAGGATTTTAAAATATGGGGGATGCACTTCTCCAaatttgaattacatttttttttgtcagacatGAAGTTGAATCTAATATTATAGTTTAGCTGCCAAACGTTTCTTAATAAcggcttttattttaaaactgacACTTTAAGCATATAATCACTTTTTTCACCCAGAAAATGTGTATtctaaaaccttttttaaattattattattattttttttattcaagtgTGCAGCCAGGTTGAGTTCTTGGAGAGGAACGAGGGGGATTCTGTGGTTCTTCCCTGCGTGGTTGAGCAAAGGAATCCTTCTCCCTACGGTGTGTACTTGAGGCGCAGCTGGCTGCATCCCAATGAAGTGCTGTTCATGTACACCAAGAGCGACTTCACTGTGGAAAAGAGTGATGACCAGAACCGCATCAGTGTCAGTGGAGACCCGAGCAGCCACTCTCTGAACGTGACCATCTCTCAGCTGAGTGCCAGTGACACAGACCGCTACTACTGTGAGTTTGTCGTGGACAACCCTTCCTCTAAAGACGATGAAATACGTGGGAAGACTGAATATTTCCTCCTTGTTAATGCCGgtgagtgtttcttttttttccatcccACTCATCTGTCTGTCACCCACAGGAGGGTAAACTTTGTTTTGGTGCTGTAGTTTGCTCAACACCAGCGGCCCTACTAAGCACCACTGTCTAATAAGGCATACTTTATAAAGGGTTGTAAATGATAATGATTGTTAATAATTGAAGTTTGGTGCATTGTAGCCACATGGAAAGTTGTGGAACTGTCAATTGAGCGGGAGTCAAAGATCTAACTATAAGATATAAAGTGTGTCATGATAGAAGAGGATACACACCTTACTGCGTTTTACTGACATATCATATAATATTTAGAAACCCTATATAAATGATGCCTTATTAAAATTGGTACCATTGGTACTTATTTTCTTTgtggtgttttgtttatttaaatgacttCGAACTTTGAAAGTGTCCTCAAAGTTCAACGCAGCTCTCTTTAAATTCAAGCCGCCTGTTTTGACACACGTTCAGCATTTTGCTCATGATGACTCACTCTGGtcagtttctttgtttcattGCCACTTGTTAGAATATCTCGGCATGAATCACCTTTTTGTATTACACAGTGCTGGTTCTACAAACCCAACACAACCCGCAGCAAAAGCAAAGTAGAAAGTTAAATCATACTGAGTTTAAAACGGCCTGTTGACGACAcggattgattgattgattggttaAATTGGTTACATTCAGTTTGTCAAATCTGGATACATTTATAGTCCATGtaatcaataatgtaataataaaagtaaagtgCCAGAGTACATAAACAGCAACAGATAAACTAACTTGTATTAGTACTAGtattaaaaaattaattaaaaaagaaaacgtgcCAGGGGAAGATCACTCGACtacttacattttgtttttgtttaatatttgtttcattttactGACCCCTGGCATTTTGCAAAAGTGGCCCCCAGGCAAAGCAAGTTTAGTATCCCGGCCATAGACACTCAACAATTGAGCAAAGATAGCCGAATATTGCTGTTTGACATAACTTCACACTACACCAAATACATGAAGAAAAGATCTTTCCTGAGGCATCTATTAGGTACAAACGGTCTAATTCCTCAAAACAACAATTCAATGCGATCTTCTTTtgataactaatgtaatatGTTTCACTTCTATTTACTGAGCCTCCCCTGAAACGGCTCGGAGTCCCCTTGGGACCACCGAGAACCGCTTCTACTAACCATACGGCTTCTAACCccacaaaaatattaaaacatattcagaGGAAATGGGATTTTATTCTAAGTTGTATTCCCTTTCCCCTCTGGAGATGCCCCTGGGTCAGTGGGCATTGGGTTGGTAGAGACGTGTTCTGGGGGCTCGGCCGTCCTCCCCTGTCTCCCCCCACACGGGGAGGCCTTGGCCGTGAAGGGGGTGAGTCTGAATCGGCAGAGGGGCCGGGGACCTGTGGAGGTGTTGTACCACTCAAAGCGGCAACACGGCAACAgccctccatcctcctcccaGTTCCCTGTCGAGAGGATCCATCTGTCCTCGGCGCCCGGCCCCGGGGGCCTCACCTACAACCTCACCCTGCAGCAAATGCAGCCAGACGACAGCGCCCTGTACAGCTGCCAGCTGCTCATGCGTGATGGGCTCGACACCAGCACCGGTCTAGGGAGACAAGTGTTCTTTGTTTCTGTGCAAGGTGGGTCACGTCACAGAGGGACTTGATCGCCAGGTTCCTTATGCTAACtgaatttgttgtttttccccaggcctttgaaaatgattttgttttgcatacTAACTGATGTTCTGTTGTTGCACccatttgtttcctctttttcatGCCGTTGTTTCAATGTCTGTCAGTGTCTGATTGGTCTGATATCTCAGGATGTCAGCCATCTACTAACATAACTGCTACTTATGATATCAATAACAATGGCTATAACTTTATTCCACTGATGTTCATATTTGCCAAGTACACTGCCTCGCAGCattgttgtgattgtttttcgTTTCTTTTTCAAATAATGATTTGAATTTGGCACATTCAGGTTTTTGTGGAACATGTTATGCAAAATGGCTTTctatcaatcttattatctattattatctTCCATCAATTTCATAAAGAATGCTGCCATATTCACTTGtatgtctgtgggtgtgtgtgcacaactGATAACACGTAAGGGATAATGTACAGCATCACCCTTTAGGGGTTCATTTCACAATAATGTCACCCTCATTGGACATTATCC contains:
- the cd7al gene encoding cd7 antigen-like, which gives rise to MTRIQCLACLWTLFITQTGFVCSQVEFLERNEGDSVVLPCVVEQRNPSPYGVYLRRSWLHPNEVLFMYTKSDFTVEKSDDQNRISVSGDPSSHSLNVTISQLSASDTDRYYCEFVVDNPSSKDDEIRGKTEYFLLVNADAPGSVGIGLVETCSGGSAVLPCLPPHGEALAVKGVSLNRQRGRGPVEVLYHSKRQHGNSPPSSSQFPVERIHLSSAPGPGGLTYNLTLQQMQPDDSALYSCQLLMRDGLDTSTGLGRQVFFVSVQGQCGCFQYSTLLYALSSAVVVLLLLLLAFVVIFKGKARRSAKSLSQAPIYEEMTGVQSVRRKLAPHHLEEMESSEYSNCHVKKSCPENHYESPKSESQK